In one Tripterygium wilfordii isolate XIE 37 chromosome 22, ASM1340144v1, whole genome shotgun sequence genomic region, the following are encoded:
- the LOC119991653 gene encoding uncharacterized protein LOC119991653 isoform X1, with the protein MSLDMIHSWTLNDIIVSFVELSVAYFLLCALAFAFFASKFLNVLERHLPCPCIGFLGYRNSDLCWHKLPIDWLRRTICSVQVLVNARLPCNSIWVQDQACYRDVGLLKDARLDNPKREFGNEACSTSFSGLRLQDLADKEIGHDAKGKRTMNQKQRSGTRRRMRIVLGNGKFPSVLGADDAHTVAAGVSRNRSDGSKMRSEYLNPSGGIGDDVRDEANTRHGLDLGQRIGQSLELRGSYADSNRKGNIFPVVELACNAQDNVGMAETHLHTIRMLELALQEQKSAHAAVYLELEKERAAAATAADEAMAMILRLQKDKASIEMEARQYQRIIEEKSAYDKEEMNILKEILIRKERENHFLEKELVAYQLMNVSRNELLESDLNYQTNDGGEGASLSADQNEDLEHMEMNKPTSEEEVIKTANWTSNYEEGLPNIGEKAMSKNKDLHSDLSISQGLEKMSEIDSDLYQFISHGRNLLENTTDSAGNTMIQKDNSVASEGMTANAAQICSGIVGLKKDGEHGNQVDSVLHGSMFNTEPTIYDVHVIDDNTVLHKVDSGEHGGPSNSATSDTEVWSYSMLKACPDTRMSESECNIQGSSMEMSRRLKMLGDSQCKPLCCDLGRTSLSSVNSARLKIDGEVEWLRERLRQVKEEKGKLTFAAEQKQRVTAQLQLIDEILNYLHQIQELREPVRRASLPPSSSKMSLKKRRCRSVSSEAFESS; encoded by the exons ATGAGCTTGGACATGATTCATTCGTGGACATTGAATGATATTATAGTTTCTTTTGTTGAACTCTCCGTTGCATATTTCCTGCTCTGTGCATTGGCTTTTGCGTTTTTCGCTTCCAAGTTTTTGAATGTTTTGGAGCGACACTTGCCATGCCCTTGTATTGGCTTCCTAGGGTATCGAAATAGCGATTTGTGCTGGCACAAACTGCCAATCGATTGGCTACGGAGAACAATTTGTTCTGTTCAAGTTTTGGTAAACGCCAGGCTCCCTTGTAATTCAATTTGGGTTCAAGATCAAGCCTGCTATAGGGATGTTGGGTTACTAAAAGATGCAAGATTGGATAATCCGAAACGGGAGTTTGGGAATGAAGCTTGTTCTACTTCTTTTTCTGGTCTAAGATTGCAAGACTTGGCCGATAAAGAAATTGGGCATGATGCTAAGGGAAAAAGAACTATGAATCAGAAACAAAGGTCAGGAACAAGGCGCCGCATGAGAATTGTGCTTGGAAATGGAAAATTCCCTTCTGTGCTGGGCGCGGATGATGCACATACAGTTGCTGCAGGTGTTTCTCGTAATAGGAGTGATGGCAGCAAAATGAGAAGTGAATATCTCAATCCTAGTGGTGGGATAGGGGATGATGTTCGGG ATGAGGCAAATACTAGACATGGACTGGACCTTGGTCAAAGAATTGGCCAAAGTCTTGAATTGAGAGGCTCCTATGCAGACAGTAACAGAAAGGGGAATATTTTTCCTGTTGTCGAACTTGCATGCAACGCTCAAGATAATGTTGGGATGGCTGAAACCCATTTACATACCATTAGAATGTTGGAACTAGCACTTCAAGAACAGAAATCTGCCCATGCTGCTGTGTATTTAGAGTTGGAGAAAGAGAGAGCTGCTGCTGCGACTGCTGCTGATGAAGCCATGGCCATGATTCTACGCTTGCAAAAGGATAAGGCATCCATAGAAATGGAAGCAAGGCAATACCAAAGAATAATTGAAGAAAAGTCTGCTTATGATAAAGAGGAGATGAATATTCTGAAAGAGATACTCAttaggaaagagagagagaaccatTTTCTGGAGAAGGAACTTGTAGCGTATCAGCTGATGAATGTTTCAAGAAATGAGCTGCTAGAAAGTGATTTGAATTACCAGACCAATGATGGAGGAGAAGGGGCTTCTCTTTCAGCTGATCAAAATGAGGATCTGGAGCACATGGAGATGAATAAACCCACCAGTGAGGAGGAAGTGATAAAAACTGCAAACTGGACTTCAAATTACGAGGAAGGTCTGCCGAACATAGGAGAAAAAGCAATGTCAAAGAATAAGGACTTACATTCTGATTTATCAATTTCACAGGGGTTGGAGAAGATGTCAGAGATTGATTCAGATCTGTATCAGTTTATTTCTCATGGGCGTAATTTGCTTGAGAACACTACTGATTCGGCAGGTAATACAATGATACAAAAGGATAATAGCGTTGCTTCTGAAGGTATGACTGCAAATGCAGCCCAGATTTGCAGTGGAATCGTAGGACTGAAGAAAGATGGGGAGCATGGGAATCAAGTAGACAGTGTTCTGCATGGTTCCATGTTTAATACAGAGCCAACAATTTACGATGTTCATGTCATAGATGACAATACTGTTTTGCATAAGGTGGATAGTGGAGAGCATGGTGGACCATCGAATAGTGCTACTTCAGATACTGAAGTTTGGAGCTACAGTATGTTAAAAGCTTGCCCGGATACGAGGATGTCAGAAAGTGAGTGCAACATCCAAGGAAGCAGTATGGAAATGAGTCGCAGGTTAAAAATGCTGGGTGATTCTCAGTGCAAGCCCTTATGCTGTGACTTGGGGAGGACTTCTTTGTCTTCAGTCAATAGTGCAAGGCTAAAAATTGATGGTGAAGTTGAATGGCTCAGAGAAAGGCTACGACAAGTGAAAGAAGAGAAAGGTAAGCTGACTTTCGCTGCAGAGCAAAAGCAAAGAGTTACTGCCCAATTGCAACTAATAGATGAGATACTGAACTATCTTCATCAAATTCAAGAGCTAAGAGAGCCTGTTCGGCGGGCTTCTTTACCCCCTTCATCTTCTAAG ATGAGCTTGAAGAAAAGACGCTGCCGTAGCGTGTCTAGTGAAGCCTTCGAAAGCTCCTAG
- the LOC119991653 gene encoding uncharacterized protein LOC119991653 isoform X2, protein MSLDMIHSWTLNDIIVSFVELSVAYFLLCALAFAFFASKFLNVLERHLPCPCIGFLGYRNSDLCWHKLPIDWLRRTICSVQVLVNARLPCNSIWVQDQACYRDVGLLKDARLDNPKREFGNEACSTSFSGLRLQDLADKEIGHDAKGKRTMNQKQRSGTRRRMRIVLGNGKFPSVLGADDAHTVAAGVSRNRSDGSKMRSEYLNPSGGIGDDVRDEANTRHGLDLGQRIGQSLELRGSYADSNRKGNIFPVVELACNAQDNVGMAETHLHTIRMLELALQEQKSAHAAVYLELEKERAAAATAADEAMAMILRLQKDKASIEMEARQYQRIIEEKSAYDKEEMNILKEILIRKERENHFLEKELVAYQLMNVSRNELLESDLNYQTNDGGEGASLSADQNEDLEHMEMNKPTSEEEVIKTANWTSNYEEGLPNIGEKAMSKNKDLHSDLSISQGLEKMSEIDSDLYQFISHGRNLLENTTDSAGNTMIQKDNSVASEGMTANAAQICSGIVGLKKDGEHGNQVDSVLHGSMFNTEPTIYDVHVIDDNTVLHKVDSGEHGGPSNSATSDTEVWSYSMLKACPDTRMSESECNIQGSSMEMSRRLKMLGDSQCKPLCCDLGRTSLSSVNSARLKIDGEVEWLRERLRQVKEEKGKLTFAAEQKQRVTAQLQLIDEILNYLHQIQELREPVRRASLPPSSSKVRHMEFDELEEKTLP, encoded by the exons ATGAGCTTGGACATGATTCATTCGTGGACATTGAATGATATTATAGTTTCTTTTGTTGAACTCTCCGTTGCATATTTCCTGCTCTGTGCATTGGCTTTTGCGTTTTTCGCTTCCAAGTTTTTGAATGTTTTGGAGCGACACTTGCCATGCCCTTGTATTGGCTTCCTAGGGTATCGAAATAGCGATTTGTGCTGGCACAAACTGCCAATCGATTGGCTACGGAGAACAATTTGTTCTGTTCAAGTTTTGGTAAACGCCAGGCTCCCTTGTAATTCAATTTGGGTTCAAGATCAAGCCTGCTATAGGGATGTTGGGTTACTAAAAGATGCAAGATTGGATAATCCGAAACGGGAGTTTGGGAATGAAGCTTGTTCTACTTCTTTTTCTGGTCTAAGATTGCAAGACTTGGCCGATAAAGAAATTGGGCATGATGCTAAGGGAAAAAGAACTATGAATCAGAAACAAAGGTCAGGAACAAGGCGCCGCATGAGAATTGTGCTTGGAAATGGAAAATTCCCTTCTGTGCTGGGCGCGGATGATGCACATACAGTTGCTGCAGGTGTTTCTCGTAATAGGAGTGATGGCAGCAAAATGAGAAGTGAATATCTCAATCCTAGTGGTGGGATAGGGGATGATGTTCGGG ATGAGGCAAATACTAGACATGGACTGGACCTTGGTCAAAGAATTGGCCAAAGTCTTGAATTGAGAGGCTCCTATGCAGACAGTAACAGAAAGGGGAATATTTTTCCTGTTGTCGAACTTGCATGCAACGCTCAAGATAATGTTGGGATGGCTGAAACCCATTTACATACCATTAGAATGTTGGAACTAGCACTTCAAGAACAGAAATCTGCCCATGCTGCTGTGTATTTAGAGTTGGAGAAAGAGAGAGCTGCTGCTGCGACTGCTGCTGATGAAGCCATGGCCATGATTCTACGCTTGCAAAAGGATAAGGCATCCATAGAAATGGAAGCAAGGCAATACCAAAGAATAATTGAAGAAAAGTCTGCTTATGATAAAGAGGAGATGAATATTCTGAAAGAGATACTCAttaggaaagagagagagaaccatTTTCTGGAGAAGGAACTTGTAGCGTATCAGCTGATGAATGTTTCAAGAAATGAGCTGCTAGAAAGTGATTTGAATTACCAGACCAATGATGGAGGAGAAGGGGCTTCTCTTTCAGCTGATCAAAATGAGGATCTGGAGCACATGGAGATGAATAAACCCACCAGTGAGGAGGAAGTGATAAAAACTGCAAACTGGACTTCAAATTACGAGGAAGGTCTGCCGAACATAGGAGAAAAAGCAATGTCAAAGAATAAGGACTTACATTCTGATTTATCAATTTCACAGGGGTTGGAGAAGATGTCAGAGATTGATTCAGATCTGTATCAGTTTATTTCTCATGGGCGTAATTTGCTTGAGAACACTACTGATTCGGCAGGTAATACAATGATACAAAAGGATAATAGCGTTGCTTCTGAAGGTATGACTGCAAATGCAGCCCAGATTTGCAGTGGAATCGTAGGACTGAAGAAAGATGGGGAGCATGGGAATCAAGTAGACAGTGTTCTGCATGGTTCCATGTTTAATACAGAGCCAACAATTTACGATGTTCATGTCATAGATGACAATACTGTTTTGCATAAGGTGGATAGTGGAGAGCATGGTGGACCATCGAATAGTGCTACTTCAGATACTGAAGTTTGGAGCTACAGTATGTTAAAAGCTTGCCCGGATACGAGGATGTCAGAAAGTGAGTGCAACATCCAAGGAAGCAGTATGGAAATGAGTCGCAGGTTAAAAATGCTGGGTGATTCTCAGTGCAAGCCCTTATGCTGTGACTTGGGGAGGACTTCTTTGTCTTCAGTCAATAGTGCAAGGCTAAAAATTGATGGTGAAGTTGAATGGCTCAGAGAAAGGCTACGACAAGTGAAAGAAGAGAAAGGTAAGCTGACTTTCGCTGCAGAGCAAAAGCAAAGAGTTACTGCCCAATTGCAACTAATAGATGAGATACTGAACTATCTTCATCAAATTCAAGAGCTAAGAGAGCCTGTTCGGCGGGCTTCTTTACCCCCTTCATCTTCTAAGGTGCGCCATATGGAGTTCG ATGAGCTTGAAGAAAAGACGCTGCCGTAG
- the LOC119991698 gene encoding 60S ribosomal protein L13a-4: MVSGSGICAKVVVVDARNHMLGRLASIVSKELLNGQKVVVVRCEEICMSGGLVRQKMKYLRFLRKRMNTKPSHGPIHFRAPSKIFWRTIRGMIPHKTKRGEAALARLKAYEGVPPPYDKIKKMVIPDALKVLRLQKGHKYCLLGRLSSEVGWNHYDTIRDLENKRKERAKVAYDRKKQLNKLRVKAEKAAEEKLGSQLDILAPVKY; this comes from the exons ATGGTGTCGGGATCTGGGATCTGCGCTAAAGTAGTCGTGGTAGATGCAAGAAACCACATGCTGGGACGATTAGCGAGCATCGTGTCGAAAGAGTTGTTGAATGGACAGAAGGTGGTGGTTGTGAGATGCGAGGAAATTTGCATGTCCGGTGGACTTGTAAGGCAGAAGATGAAGTACTTGCGATTCCTTCGCAAACGTATGAATACCAAGCCCTCTCATGGCCCCATCCACTTCCGTGCCCCTTCAAAGATCTTCTGGCGCACCATCCGcgg AATGATTCCACACAAGACTAAGCGTGGAGAGGCTGCACTTGCCCGATTGAAGGCCTATGAGGGTGTCCCTCCTCCATATGACAAGATTAAGAAGATGGTCATTCCTGATGCTCTGAA GGTATTGAGGCTTCAGAAAGGTCACAAGTACTGCTTGTTGGGACGGCTGTCGTCTGAGGTCGGATGGAACCATTATGACACCATCAGG GATTTGGAGAACAAGAGAAAAGAGAGGGCGAAGGTTGCATATGACAGGAAGAAGCAGCTGAACAAACTTAGGGTGAAGGCTGAGAAGGCTGCAGAGGAGAAGCTTGGTTCACAACTGGATATACTTGCCCCTGTCAAGTATTGA